The Pseudalkalibacillus hwajinpoensis DNA window ATGCAGATGCAGGTTATCCAAAAGCCATTACCTTCGCAAAGGAGCATGGGATTGAAATGCCGTCGCTCGGTCAGGAGGGAGTCTGATGGATCAACCTCTTTTTATTCGAGACGCCAATGAGCTTATCACGTTAAAGGGGCATTCAGTCAAGCCTCTTATAAGGCCAGATGAATCAGATCTCTCCATTATAAGAAATGGGAGCCTTCTTATTAAAGAAGGCAAGATTGTAGCAGTAGGAAAAACTGCTGAGCTTGAATCAATCTATCCGGGTCTAATCAGTGAAGCAGAAGTGATTGATGCGAGCGGTTCACTTGTAACACCAGGTTTCGTAGACCCGCATACACACCTTGTTTTTGCTGGTTCAAGAGAGCGAGAATTTGCGATGAGGTTAAAAGGTGCTTCTTACATGGATATCATGAACGCTGGTGGCGGGATCTATGCAACGACTGAGCAAACGAACAAAGCTTCCTTTGACGAGCTATATGATCAGAGTCTGACACGTCTTGATCGTTTAATTAAACAGGGTGTAACAACAGTTGAGGCGAAAAGTGGGTATGGACTTAATCTTGAAACAGAGAAAAAGCAGCTTGAGGTAGCTAAAGAGTTAAACCGTAGCCATGCTATTGATGTCGTTAGTACATTTATGGGCGCACACGCTGTACCTGCACCTTACAAGAAAACTCCAGATGAGTATGTGGCCTATCTAATCGAAGCCGTTATTCCTATAATTGCTAAAGAATCCTTAGCGGAATTTAATGACGTCTTTTGTGAGAAAGGCGTTTTCACAGTCGATCAATCA harbors:
- the hutI gene encoding imidazolonepropionase yields the protein MDQPLFIRDANELITLKGHSVKPLIRPDESDLSIIRNGSLLIKEGKIVAVGKTAELESIYPGLISEAEVIDASGSLVTPGFVDPHTHLVFAGSREREFAMRLKGASYMDIMNAGGGIYATTEQTNKASFDELYDQSLTRLDRLIKQGVTTVEAKSGYGLNLETEKKQLEVAKELNRSHAIDVVSTFMGAHAVPAPYKKTPDEYVAYLIEAVIPIIAKESLAEFNDVFCEKGVFTVDQSRKILHAGKRYGLLPKIHADELEAFGGAELAAEVGAVSADHLLCASEAGTSQMAAAGVVAVLLPGTAFFLQKKMAKGRMMIDRGVPVALSTDCNPGSSPTVSTSLMMNFGCLMMKMTPSEVMAAVTINAAHAIKRGSSIGSLEVGKKADLLIFSVPTHHHLHYHFGENHIDKVIKNGHIIME